In the Ranitomeya imitator isolate aRanImi1 chromosome 2, aRanImi1.pri, whole genome shotgun sequence genome, tgtgtgttttttttaatcctTTCATACTAGTGGCTTAGTAACGGAGAGGGGTCTTATTGACAAGTGTGCGCACACTTTAATGACCGGACGGACTTAAAGGTATATTACTCCTATTTTTGATCACTCACTTGATTTACCCCAGTATTCTTATTGGTACACTTACCCTTATTGTAAACTGATATATACGGCCCTTTCTCCTCCACTTTccccatttttttcttttgtgcatTTGTTTGATTTGGCTatttagcacattgcactttattcCTATGTGGATGCAATTTAATATTGTTGCACTTTTTTGGAAAATATTTGCATATTTGCACAAACTCTTGTCACTTTAGTTGTCCTCCTTTTCACATATTGGATTTTTAAGGGAGATAATATATCATCTACAATATATCTAATCTGGGTCTAATGAACCATTTGTTGTTTTGGAACATAGAAAATAtgggatatttatttttttatttaatttctttTATTCTTAGTCTGGCATAATATATTAATGTCTGTTGTGTGCACATTTTTTATCAACTCTTATGTATTATTATCACGTctattaaataaagatatatttttttacCATCACCATTCCTGTCTTGGAGTTCTTCTATGGTCTTCCATCATGTTGAGGTTCTTCACTTTGAGTGGTTTCTCACTCGCCTTCTCTGTAGTGCACTGGGTGTATTTATAAAATCTTATATAgtgtatatttattattttattttttacatacccGATACTATAATTTTACCCCAGCAGGTGTTACtactgtgtttaaaaaaaataaatatatatatatatatatatatatatacacacaaacaaaaAGTCATTAAGCATACTAACACTGTGGCCGggggtgcgcccccccgctgttctgaaaatactcaccaagctccctcgttggctgtcgctgcttcctgttctggccgcatcttctcctgtatgcggtcacgtggggccgctcatttacagtaatgaatatgcggctccacctcccataagggtggagccgcatattcattactgtaatcggcggccccacgtgaccgcatacaggagaagatgcggccagaacaggaagcagcgacagccaacgagggagcttggtgagtattttcagaacagcggggggtgggagggcggggggcacatagatctttattttaaacactattattcatatcttctctgcagcaaacgctgctgcagggaagatatgaatcgcggcttcagcaccagatgctggtacgtgtggtacccagtgggcgcacgtgtgccacagaaacgtaggggcacacggacacggataattccggtacagatttttttccggtactggaattatctagacgtgtgaaaccggccttagaggagTGCGCATGTCTTATGATGTCACCAGACGGGATTCCACCCACATGCGCACTCTGTCTATGACTGCCATGGGGGAGATGGGAAATGTAGTCCAGGAGGACAGGTGCACCACGATCATCGGCACTTCCGGTATAGTACTATTTAAGCTTGTGAGACTAGCTGATACTTTTCCCTTTGAGAAAGCTGGACTGCGAAACGCGTGTCAGGGGCACCTAGGGAGGTTGTGGGAGACATCCCTACTCATGGGTAAGCATTGATTTATTTGCAGGAGTTCTGGACCTATGGTTTATGGATTGTATCATAGAATTGTGACGGGCTGAGTCCTTGAACTCTGCTGACACCATGAGGGAACACATTTTGTCTCTTACTTACTCTCTAGTCTATCACTAGTTTTTTTTCTTTGGCTTCCTGTGTATTTGGGTCTATATTGGAATATGTATATTGATGTATTTGTAAACAtttatatggaataaaaatgtatatttttataatGACTGGTGGGACATTTTGCTTACTCCATTTTGTTGTGtataatatacatacacacacacacacttatactatgtgtagacatttattttatctattctaacctgtcagtgtgattttactgtacaccgcactgaattaccggcttttctacaggacaccggtgcgtatttctcacaagtcacactgatggtccgtgttgtGTGTGAGTTTCTcacacctatagacttgcattggcgtattttcggGCGTAatatggtgacaatcacagcattctGCGATTTCCTCcaactcaaaaaaaaaataaaaaatgggagcatgcacagcttaaaaaaaaaaaaaaaaaaaaacggaatccgtcgccggtttccatcatttgacagatccggcacATTCTAGCAAATGCtggatggcgccggatccgtcgctgtccatttttttttgACAGAcacaaaaaacattcctctgtgcgTAGTCTCCAACCGCCGGACCGAAAATTTTCGCCGCATCCGGAGAAAGATGGACGGAATGTGGGGATATCCCGCGCAATCCGCCGCTAATACAAgtctttgagaaaaaaaaaaaaactgatccagcagcaacattcgccggatctgtttttttcaaaatttgccggattgtgaatgatggcaaaaatctgatgtgtgaaagcagcctgagtaacgccctgtggcgggctgcccagtgcgctctcatttggtattaccgcacccCTGTGTAGTCACCATCTTTACTTtggcccgctgcaccatgatagtacatttgatttgaggcctggaCATGTAAGCATCTTTGTccgttttctgttttcttttttggtGTTTTCTCTATATACGGGGGTACGTACGTGCGTGCGTGGTTGGGGGGCACCGGTGGCCCTGCACTTGTGTGTCTATTAGTCTTTTAAGAATCATTTAAATGACTTGTAAAGGAAATATCAAAACTTTATTACTAATCTAACAGACAAGACGACGAATGCCAGAAAGAAACATTTCAAGTCATCAAAGTGACGAATCTGGAGTCTGAGTCTTGTAGTATTAATCGTCCCCATTAGGGGGAGGTACAGAAATGTGACAACGTCTGCTCTACGCTCAGGGCAGTAGTCACCTCCCATAGCCGTCATTATCACCATATAGAAAGGCGGTTGGGGGCAGTAGTGGGAGAACTTGCCCCAAGATTACATTTATACCTAGATGCTGATTGCGTCCATGAGTAAATAGTGAGGGGGGTCTGCAACATCAACAATCCCTTTTACCCCTTCCTGACATTACTACTTCCTGACATGCAACAGAGAAAGCAGCAAAAGCCGCCAAAAGAAAGTAAAATATCAAGTATGCCATTATTCCCAATTCTGTCTTCTTGACCCGACATCAACTTTTCCTTCTCCTCATTTTCTGAGCCTTCAGCCTGATGTTCCCCATGTTGTGTGGTCCTTGTGATCAGGTTTTTATTGACAGAGCTAGTTTCCGCTGTTGTCAGCCCCTCATTATCCTCTGTTATTGGTCTCTCGTTCCTTAAGCTATTGTTCTCCGTTTTCAGCTGCTCATTTCCTGAGCTACAGTATTCTGTTATCAGCTGCTTAGTTGCTGAGCTACTGTCCTCTGTTATCTGAAGCTCAAATCCTGAGCTATTGTCCTCTGTTGTCTGTTGCTCATTTCTTGACCTAGTTACGGCATCTCTCTGTTCTGAAGCTTGATGGTCCTGTATCCTGCCCACTCCAGATCTGCTGTCGTCTCCCATGTCCTCAGTCCTGGTCTGATGCTGAAGATGCTGGTGTAAATCCTTACAGGGAGGTCCTGGGTTTTCCTCTTTACTCTCCATTTCTTCTGTAGTTCCTTCATTTTCCTTCTCTTTCTTAGCTCTGAGATTTTGGAGTTTGTCCACTGGCCCCCAGATGAACGGGCCCCGAGAAGTGTAGTTCTCCCAGGCGAACTGCACCAGCCTCCTGCGCTGCTGCTTGTCCTTCACCGTGAACATGAAATAGTCCAGGACACTTCTTTTCACATTGGGTAGCTGCTTGTTACACAAGGTCTCCTCCAGAAAAAACTGGACCAGAGGGGCCTGGAGGTGATCATAACCCATCTCCCCCAAACACTTCAGGATCCGGGTGATCCGCAGGTTGTTGTGGCTGTGACTGTGTAAAAGAAAATGGAAGAGGTTAAAATACTATAGTTTTAGGGTTTGGAAAAGCTGGGACCTTGGACTTTCTGGGAAACCTGCATGGTAAATGTACCTTTTTAGACAGTAGTGGGGTTATGTTGCTGCTTGTGACAGATCAAGttgaataaaaaattaaaattaaagaaaaaaaaataaaaaaaaatgcaaaccaaAGTTTCCATTTTTATAAATTATTAATTTGATGGATCTGTTTTAACACCTTCCTTCCCCAGGGTGTAATAGATCATACATCTACCTCCTCCCCGTGATGTACTGAGTGGGATCAGGAGCGATGCCCATTCCACCCAGTATGTGCAGAGCAGGATCAGGAGCGATGCCCATTCCACCCAGTATGTGCAGGCTGTGTTATGCAACTGGCATCTGCTTCTAACAATGCCATTGTGTAACCACTTAAACCACATAATTGTACCCTAAAATAAAATCAAAACTgctttatgtttgtttgttttttttcaccatttcacagcAGTGATGTTAGTCACAACTACAACTCGATATCGCACCCTCATCTGGCTATGTCAGCAATAGTACAAAACGTTATGgaaaaccaaaatttgtttttgttaaaAATGTAAAACTTTGGTATCCATTTTAAACAGATCTGTGTTTTGCTATACATCTTTAGACTCCAGGATATGGATGGTCCTGGTAAATCGATGATTGTATGTTATGATCCGTTTCCCATAAACTTAATTGTTAAAAAAAGTGTTTGTTACTCTAAAAGACAACGACATGAAACTGTCCTGGGACTGAACCTCTTAT is a window encoding:
- the LOC138664451 gene encoding opioid growth factor receptor-like, coding for MFGFNKDECWNSDYDSTWEDEEPPYKMQKPQNWHRSGNRSARDMQRYRHGYDKADLDTADDPDSPEKMPNLLFYQNQMAFQPYGETIEDIYRKWWDDYKELEANHSYIQWLFPLREPGVNPYATPLTQAEIKRMRADEVVMQRLLKSYKLMLRFYGIQLLDEKTGEVSRAAEWKERYHNLSRHSHNNLRITRILKCLGEMGYDHLQAPLVQFFLEETLCNKQLPNVKRSVLDYFMFTVKDKQQRRRLVQFAWENYTSRGPFIWGPVDKLQNLRAKKEKENEGTTEEMESKEENPGPPCKDLHQHLQHQTRTEDMGDDSRSGVGRIQDHQASEQRDAVTRSRNEQQTTEDNSSGFELQITEDSSSATKQLITEYCSSGNEQLKTENNSLRNERPITEDNEGLTTAETSSVNKNLITRTTQHGEHQAEGSENEEKEKLMSGQEDRIGNNGILDILLSFGGFCCFLCCMSGSSNVRKG